Genomic segment of Arachnia propionica:
CACTCAACGCGGGAAACGCCTCGTTTCGCGCCCGAAACCGGGTTGAGTGCTGCGCAACCGGGGAAACCCCGGTCTATTTCCTGCGTACCGTGAAGGTCTGCTCGAACTCGTCGGTTTCAGGGACCTGAACCGGGAACTCTCCCTTCTGGTAGATCTGGTGCTTGTCGCAGTTGATGATGATTTGCTGCGAGCCGCGTTGGATTCCGACGGAGAACGTCCCCGAGGTGTCCGTGACGATGGCCAGTTCCCTCGTGTCCCCCTTGATCTCGATGTTGCAGTCCTCGATCGGCTCGCCGTTCTCGTCGAGGACCGTGCCCTTCAGCTCGGCGCCGGGTTTTTCCCCGCTGGGCTGGGGATCTGTGTTGCTGATGGGGCTGGGTTGTGCGGGTCCGCTGGAGGGGTTCGCGGGGACGGTGGTGGAGCAGCCGAGCAGGCAGAACGCCGGCAGCAG
This window contains:
- a CDS encoding carboxypeptidase-like regulatory domain-containing protein, with the protein product MKTRQIITGLLPAFCLLGCSTTVPANPSSGPAQPSPISNTDPQPSGEKPGAELKGTVLDENGEPIEDCNIEIKGDTRELAIVTDTSGTFSVGIQRGSQQIIINCDKHQIYQKGEFPVQVPETDEFEQTFTVRRK